The following DNA comes from Methanomassiliicoccales archaeon LGM-DZ1.
TTCAGCCTCGGAGGGCTGTTCTGATGGACATCGACACGATCCTCGCCTACGGCCCGACCGTCCTCCGGGTGGGCCTCCTCGCGCTCTGCGCCTGGCACCTCTGGCAGCGCAACATCGTCAAGAGCATCCTGTCGCTCGGCGCGTGCGTCGCGACCTTTATACTGGGGTGGTGACAGCATGGATGCTTCGCAGCTGCTCCTGGCCGCCGGGGTCGCCCTGGCGGGCGTCGTCGTCGGCGCCCGCGTGCAGAGGACGGCCCGGTTCATCTACCCCCTGGACTTCATGACGCTGGCCATCGCGGCGTTCATCCTAGCGGACCTCGCCCTGGGGGCCACCGGCATAGAGGCCACATGGTATGCTGCGTTCATCCTCGGCTACATCGTCGGCTATCTGATCGTGGGCAGGACGTCCTACATGATGCTCTGGACCACGGACCTGGCCAACAAGGAGCTGAGGATGGTCCCCCTGGTCACCTGGACCGAGGACGGCCGGCAGTACCTCCAGAAGCAGAGCAACGTGGCCCTCTTCCGCCGCCTGGTGCTGAGGGTCCGCCACGACATCGTTTCCAATGTCCCGCTCGAAGACGACTGGTACTCCGTGATCAAGTATCCCGCGTTCCCGCTTTTCCGGAGATGCGTGGTCGTGGCCGAGGCCGTCGACACCTGGTGGGAGCCGCAGCATCTGTTCTGGAAGTTCAGCGCCAAGCACTACGTTACGAGCATCCAGATCGCTTACGCGGGGACCGTCAGCAAGCTCCAGCTCGCGCAGGACGAGGACTCGCTGAAAGAGATGCAGGACCAGAACAACCGCCTGATCCGGGAGATCCGCAACCTCCGGAACCAGCAGGGCCCCGCCCTGATGGAGATGGAGCTCCGGATGGAGCAGGCGAGGCTGGCCGCCAAGCCGGTCAACAGGATGTTCGAGATGCTATGCAGGAGGCCGCAGCCGCCGAAGGACGGGGACGAGAAGAAGGGCACGCCGGAGGAGACGGCGAAGATCAGGAAGGAGGTGGACGATGCCACAGCAGACGACGAAGGCGGGGCTGAAGCTCAATCGTGAGCTCCGCAAGGCCGTGCACAGCGGCGACCAGTACGAGGAGTACAAGACGACCTACCAGTACAACCTTGGCTACATGGCCTGGGTCAGGGAGATCATCTCCAGGATGGAGGCCGAGATCGACGCCTACTACGCCGACGGCGGGACGCTGGAGGTGATCGACGAACACGACTGGCACCTCGTCTTCGGGGAGACCGAGATGGACATCAGGCTGGATGACGACGGCAACGTCCAGGAGTACACCCGGCGGCACGTCCACGGCCACATGCCGGAGGTCCGCAGGATGCAGATGATGTTCTTCGCGGCCAACATGCTGCCGATCTACAAGCAGATCCTCGACACGGTCCAGGAGTGCCAGAAGGACCTCGACGATGCCAACATCGTCAAGGGCCTTTCGGAGATCCGCGAGATCATACGCGGCGACAAGTACCTCACCGTGGCCGCCGTCTCCGGCGTCGGGATCTCCGAAGAGGACGACATCGACCCTTTCAAGATCTTCACCGACGACGGGGGCGATTCGCTTTGATAGCCGCCTCAGGACGCCTCCATTTCGCCCGCGACGAGCCAAAGGTCCGCCTCACCATGGACGACATGTTCCCGTCATGGACGGCCAGGGATATCACCAGGGACCTGCTCAAGAGGTTCCTGCTCCCGGTCCCCGAGGGGCGGCAGGTGGTCAAGGCCAGCATGTGCGTCGTGGGCGGCCAGGGATGCGGCAAGTCGGTCTTCTTCGAATGGCTTGCCGGGCTGGTCCGGGACAGGTACGGGGAGTCCCGCGTCCACATCATCTACACCGACGACATCCGTGTGGCCATCAGGATGATCGACGACAGCCCGGTCCAGCTGCTGATCATCGACGATGCCATGACCTGGGCGTCCAGCCGCCAGGTCTTCAAGCAGACCGACATCCTGGCCGACTACAACCGCTCCAGGCACGTCTTCGAGGGGCGCCTCCGGGGGAGGCCCGGCGTCATCCTCTACTGCTGGGGATGGCAGCGCTTCGGCGAGCTCGACCCCGCCTTCCGCCAGTCGGATGTGCTCGTCTTCAAGTCGGGCATCTCCGAGAAGACGGAGCGGGCCAAGATCCAGGAGTTCGTCGGCCCGGTCTACATGAGCTACCTCTGGAAGATCTGGGACCGCATCAGCCGCGGGGACAACGCGGCGAAGAACACCTCCGTCGGGGTGATCGCCTCGCTCCCGCAGGCGCGCGGCGTCGGGATCTTCCGCTCGGCATTCGCCGAGGGAATCCTCCCGCCGATGGTGAAGCACGAGGACGTGTTCACGGACGACGAGGAGCAGGACGCGGGCCCGGATGTGGGCGGCGGCCCATCCGGGGACGCTCCGGATGGCGCGCAGACGCCCGATCAGGCCGCCCCGGAGACACCGAAGGGGCCTGACACCATCCGCCGCGCCCGCCGCGACCCTGCATGGGCGCGCCGTATTAGAGTTTGGGACTACAGGCAGGCGCACCCCCGGATGACCAACAAGGCCATGGCCAAGAACCTCGGCGAGTCACCGAGCTACGTGGCCAACGCCATCAGGCAGGTCAGGTCGCTCATGGGCGACGGGCCGCCCCCGGAGGATCCTCCGGAAAACGGGCCGTGAAAAAACGGCTGGTCGCGCGTGCGCGCGTCACGCGCGTATAATAAAAATCAGGGCCGAAAGCAGACGGAAGCAGAAACAGAAAGGAAAGCGAGAACATGGCAGCAGCAGAGAGCACCAAGAAGAAGAGCGGATGGCTGGCGAGGATCCTCAGCGATGAGGCGGCGGCCGACCGTGCGGACGAGAGAGCGAAGAAGGCATCCGCCAGGGAGCAGAAGAGGAAGGACGCCGAGGCCAAGCGCAGGCTCAAGCTTGAGAAGCAGGCGGCGCAGAACAGGCGGTATGACGCCGTGACGCAGATCCGCAAGGAGCGCGGCGGCGCAGGCCTTAGCATCGTCTTCGCGCACAGAGACAGTCCGCCCGAAGGCAGGAGCAGGAAGAAGGCCGTCAGGACGGACTCCCGCAAGGCCGTCGACGCGATGAAGCGCAGCCTTCGGAGCCAGTATTCCGGGAGCACTGAAAGCCGCAACAGGGCCTACGCCGCCGATGTGGACGCCCAGAGGGGCGGCCGCCCGGTGAAGGACCTCCCCCAGTCACAGCAGAGGTCCGCGGTGGAGAAGGCCACCATCGAAGGCGGGCTCGGCGCCGTCTACTACGACGACCAGTACGCCTGGATGTACAAGCACGGCATGGCCAAGACGCCGCCTGGAAAGGTCGATAGAAGCAGCGAGGAGTATCTGGCCACCGTCAGGCGCTATGAGAAGCTCGCCGGGCGCGCCGGGTACGAGATCTACTCCGAGAGCCAGAAGGGGAAGAAGTCCAAGAGGCGACCATGACCGGCAAAGCTCCGAAGGCGCCTCCGACCGCTCATGAGCTCGCCAAACGCGCCCGTGCCCGCGGAGAGCGGGCGGCGGCCGTCGACTACGACAGGCTGGCCTCCAGGACCTTCCCGGAGGACCTCACGCCCGAGCAGGCCGCCAGATGGAGCCGCCATCCCGACCGCTACGATATCGAGGGGATCGATACCCCGGGCCGTCCGAAGCGCAATATCGGAGGCCGCAAAGGGGCCAGGGCGGCCGCCCATCGGAAGATCGCGGTCTACGGCACGAAGGACGAGGAGAGGATCGTCAGGGACACTCTGGACAGGGACTTCACCGCCGACGAGCTGAAGAAGATGGCCGGCAGGGGGATGGACGTCTACGTCCGCCCGATGGCCGGCAGAGAGGACGGCAGGACCTCCGGGAGGACCATGCAGATCGACCGGTACCGCGCCACCGAGAGGACGGTGATCCACGAGGGCATCCATGCCCTCAGGCGGAACGACGGATCGCGCAGGGGGGCTTCCAGGTCGGTGCTCCGGTCCCGGGGGCGCATGGATGCCGATGCCAGGTCCATCGAGGAGAGCCAGACGGTAGCGGAGCAGATCGTCCGCGAGCATGGGTCCGGGACTGCGGACCCCTACTACTGGAGCGTTCCGGTGAAGGACAGGAAGACCGGGCGCTGGCGCAGCCCGACCGATGCGGAGGCCGAGAGGATGTACCGGGAGGATGTGAAGCTCCTCTCGAAGCAGAACGACCCATCCCGGGCGGCCGATGACCTCTGGACGCAGACAAACATCTCCAGGCTCCGCCTGGGAAGGAAGCAGGCCGTGAACGCGGCGGCCGAGAGGGGCATGATCGGGCGCCGGGGCGGATCTCCCCGGAAGGCCGCGGTCAGGAAAACCGCCCCGCCGGTACGCAGATCCCCCAAGATCTCCCGCGAGGAGGAGTACCGGGACGCCATGGCGTACGCCGAGGAGGAGCGCCGCGATGAGCTCGTCAGGCAGATCATGTCCGAATACTCTGCGAAGCAGATCGCCGACAAGCTCAAGCGGTACTCCGGAGGCGACATGGGAGAGACCGCGGCGGTCTACATGAACAAGAAGCACGGCGCGGAGAAGCTCGCCGAGTACCTGGAGTACGCGAACGGGCTGGCCGAGGACCCCTCGATGCGCCGCGGATGGCTGGAGCACAGGGCGAAGGGGCGCAGGAAATGAAGGGAAGGATACGTCCGAAGAAAGAAAGAGTTGCGCCCGACACCAACATCATTGTGTCTGTTTTGAAAAGAGAGCCAACGTCTAAAGTATCGAAAAAAGCGCTCAATAAGATGAAACATCGCGACCATTTCATTCTATTGGGAACCGTGTATGATGAGATTGGGGTAAGCAAATCAAGCAGATTGAACAAAGATGAGAAAAAACGTTTCAGAAATTTTTCAGAAAAGAATCGCAGCAAGGTTATCCGGAAAGATTCAAGCAAAACGGACATTGAAAGATACAAGTCTGTCAAGGGGAACGATCGCAAAGTACTGGATGAAGCAAAGAAATCGAATGTGGACAGGATCGTCACGATGGACAAGAAATTCTCTCGCAATGATGGAAAATACGGAATCAAATTGTCCTCGCCTAGCGAATATCTGAAGAAATTCAAGAGGAAGAAGTAAATAGTGCCGAAAGAGATAATCAATCGCTCCCGCGAGGGTCCTTCGGGATTAACGTGCGAAACAGGCATGGGTGTGCGCGCCCATGTCCGCGGGAGCGCCTTCATACTCATTTCTGTTTTTGCTTAGCATCTGATTGGGAAATGGATCTCCCTTATGCTGAAGTTCAGAGTTTAGCGCCTGGGTACGGAGACATCCTTTGATTGCTTTGGAGGAGTTTCATTTTCTCCGACCATTTTTCTTCGGGGCAAACTGTCCGTTCTTGCTGCGCGGCTGTGGCCCTTTGTCTTTGTTATTGTCTGGATGCGTGCCCTCTCTGACGAGCTTCCTTGGCTTCCTGGGCTTCGCTCCTGGCCTCCGAATCCTCGCGGGTCTCCTTCTTCCCGAAAATTGAAAACACAAAAGACGAAATCAGTTCTTGCTGGATGCGGGAGGCTTGGGATCTTCGGAGCCGTCTTTCCCAGCGTTCTCGCCGAAGACGTCCCTCTTCCATTCGGCGAAGATCTTGTCGTACTCCTCCTTCGTTATGAGCACCGGCTTCTTCTTCACTTCGTTCCATTTCATCTTCCGATCCTCCTCATGTCCTCTTGATGAATTGAGGGTTTAAGGCTATATCAAAATAATGTTTCCGCTTGATCCATATCAATCCTTCGCCTCTCGATATGACCGCCACGTCGACATGCCGTCTATGCTTGGCGGGTCGTCGTGGCGGTCTCCGTTCTCTATCTCCATCAAGAGGCGGCAGACCCGCGCTCCTTCCGAGGTGACATAGTAAGAAATCGCAAGTTGATTGCCTTTGACGACCTCAGTCCTTATCCATCCCGCATCGAGGAGATCGGCGAGACGCGCCCTCCGAGCTCCGCTTGCAGGGCTCTTCTTATCGGCGATCTCATTCTGGATGATGCCTGGATTTTTGTAGATGTCCAGAAGGACATCGATGGCGTGTTTTTTGCCCAGAATGTCCCGTGGATGCATGAATTATGATGTCGGGATTCGAATTTAGGATAGATGTTCGATTAACGTTATTCGTTACGTTTATTTACCACGAATAACGATATCTGTTACAGAATTGGACTTCCGAGGACAGCGGAAAAAGAATCCCATCCATGGAATCCGGGGCTTCAACGCGCATACTGTCCAATTCTGCGCCCGCCCCGGATCCCTATCCCCCGCTATCTTCGGTACAACTGGAGATGAAAGGAAATGGAAACGGAATCGGACATACCTTCTGACATTCTGAAGAAGCTCCAAAGGCTGAACACGCTCGGCATCCGCCCCTACAGGGCGGACCGCGGACCGCACGGGCAGATCATCTGGTTCGTCCCGGCGGACGATCTCGTGCTTGTCGCTATGCAGAGGGCCGGCACGCCTGCCGTCGCCAAGAGCAGGGCCGGTTGGGTCTCCGCGGACCGCGTCTGCGGCGGGACCGACCTCGCGATCAGGCGCCACGGCTCCCTGTCCGAGGCCGAGGCGGAGATCGGCGGGCCCGGGGAGTACCGGACCGAGTGGGAGGCATCGGCATGACGCTCGGGCCCACTGCATTCATTCTCGAGTTCGTGAGAACCCACTCCGGCGTCACATCGAGGCAGATCTGCGATGCCTACTCCGAGCACTTGGGGCATAGATGCAACCATGCCAGCATGACCACGAGGCTCAAGATGCTGAGCATGCAGCAGAGGATCGTTCGCGGAGGGATGCCCGGGCGTTACATCTACAGCGGGGTGAAGGAATGACCGCCGAGACACTGGAGCCCTGGATCATGGGGGGAGATGCCCCGGTCGACATCCCTGATGCCAAACCCTGCCCGTTCTGCGGGGGCATCGCCGCGCTGCAGCCTGCACACGAGCGGACCGACGAGTTCGACTCGAACACGATCAGCACCGTCGACGACAGGGTGATCTTCAGTTACATGGGATGGAGCACCTACTCGCCCAACGCGCAGGATCGGAAGGACTACTACAGCAGTCCCGCAGTCAATCTCTGGCTGGTTCAGTGCAGAGATTGCGGCGCGTGCATCGGGCGCAGCTCATGGCGCGAGGCGGTCGCCGACTGGGGGGTGAGGCTTTGACGCGGATCTTCGTCGTCGACACCGAGACCACCGGACTCGACGGCGTCCCCGCCGGGGACCTGGTGCTCGACATCGGGATCGTCCGTGCCGACACCGTCACAGGCGAGGTTCTGCCCGCCTACTCCAAAATCGTCGGCTACAACGTGGACGACTGGGACTATGCGAAGCGCAATGCGTGGATCTTCGGCCACTCGGATCTGACCCTGGACGACGTCAGGGACGGAGTCCCTGTTTCCTGCGTCTCCGAGGATGTGCGCACGCTCCTTGCCGGCAGCATCGCCACTGCGTACAACATCCCCTTCGACTTCGGCAAATTTTTGCGCTACAGGCCCTGGGCCGTCAGCTGCCATCTCGCCCCGGACATCATGGTCGCCGCCCACAATCTCGTCGACGGGGAGTACGAGTTCGAGGATGGCTCGACGTCTTGGCCGAGGCTGGAGAAGGCATACTCGCAGCTCTGCCCGACCGACCCCGCGGGTCTGAACGGGGTCCAGAAGCACCGCGCCCTGTCCGACGCCATGGCCGCCGCCCACGTCATGCTGCGCCTGGTCAATGATGGAATCTACCCGAGGGAGGTGACGGCATGATCGGCGGGGAAGA
Coding sequences within:
- a CDS encoding 3'-5' exonuclease, with the translated sequence MTRIFVVDTETTGLDGVPAGDLVLDIGIVRADTVTGEVLPAYSKIVGYNVDDWDYAKRNAWIFGHSDLTLDDVRDGVPVSCVSEDVRTLLAGSIATAYNIPFDFGKFLRYRPWAVSCHLAPDIMVAAHNLVDGEYEFEDGSTSWPRLEKAYSQLCPTDPAGLNGVQKHRALSDAMAAAHVMLRLVNDGIYPREVTA
- a CDS encoding PIN domain-containing protein, with amino-acid sequence MAGAQGEGAQEMKGRIRPKKERVAPDTNIIVSVLKREPTSKVSKKALNKMKHRDHFILLGTVYDEIGVSKSSRLNKDEKKRFRNFSEKNRSKVIRKDSSKTDIERYKSVKGNDRKVLDEAKKSNVDRIVTMDKKFSRNDGKYGIKLSSPSEYLKKFKRKK